The proteins below are encoded in one region of Haloarcula marismortui ATCC 43049:
- a CDS encoding orc1/cdc6 family replication initiation protein, whose translation MGPRFQPDDTLYKRRNTLKVEYVPDDIVGRDNEIEEYEAALQPIINGEYPDNIFIYGKTGVGKTAVTNFLLNELRESADHFEVDLTVISLNCDGLSTSYQAAISLVNNLRGHENHIAETGHPQSKVYRLLWNELNKLSGSVIIVLDEIDHITDDTFLYQITRADNNGYIDNIQLGVIGISNDSTFREQLDAKVQSSLCETEISFPPYGTEELQKVLEQRAEIAFHESALEDGVIPLCAALGRQDGGDARRAITLLRKAGDLARTENANSVTTDHVERAQEKLEAQQSMDIMRDLTEHEQLTLYALTTLAAEGETPARSRIVYQRYKELCEFQGREPRTARRMRSFLSDFEILNLTLSEMEHRGQDGGTYRQHELNRDIATVVDALQTIIGEFGAHQSIIEYLPDSGEEFATM comes from the coding sequence ATGGGTCCTCGTTTTCAACCGGACGACACGCTGTACAAACGCCGGAATACACTCAAAGTCGAGTATGTGCCGGATGATATTGTTGGCCGGGACAACGAGATTGAGGAATATGAAGCTGCTTTACAGCCGATAATCAATGGTGAGTACCCCGATAACATCTTCATCTATGGAAAGACTGGTGTCGGGAAGACTGCTGTGACGAACTTTCTACTTAATGAACTCCGAGAATCAGCGGACCATTTTGAAGTCGATCTCACCGTCATCTCGCTGAATTGCGATGGGCTGAGTACGAGCTATCAGGCTGCAATCAGCCTCGTGAATAACCTTCGCGGTCACGAGAACCATATCGCTGAGACCGGCCATCCTCAATCCAAAGTTTATCGTCTCCTCTGGAATGAACTGAATAAGCTTTCTGGCAGCGTTATCATCGTTCTCGACGAGATCGACCACATCACGGATGATACCTTCCTCTACCAGATCACCCGTGCCGATAACAACGGCTATATCGACAATATCCAGCTTGGTGTCATTGGGATCAGTAACGATTCGACCTTCCGCGAACAGCTCGATGCGAAGGTGCAGTCATCTCTCTGTGAGACGGAGATTTCGTTCCCGCCATACGGCACGGAAGAACTCCAGAAGGTCCTCGAACAACGGGCCGAGATAGCCTTCCACGAGAGTGCGCTTGAGGATGGCGTCATCCCGCTGTGTGCCGCACTCGGTCGCCAGGATGGTGGTGACGCCCGACGGGCGATCACGCTTCTGCGGAAGGCTGGCGACCTCGCTCGCACTGAAAACGCAAACTCGGTTACGACTGATCATGTCGAACGCGCTCAGGAGAAGCTTGAGGCCCAACAGAGCATGGACATTATGCGCGACCTCACTGAACACGAGCAACTCACACTCTATGCGCTGACCACGCTTGCTGCAGAGGGGGAAACACCCGCCCGCTCTCGGATTGTCTATCAGCGATATAAAGAGCTCTGTGAGTTTCAGGGCCGAGAACCGCGAACTGCGCGCCGAATGCGCAGTTTTCTCTCAGATTTCGAAATTCTCAATCTCACACTGTCTGAGATGGAACATCGTGGTCAGGACGGTGGCACGTACCGTCAGCATGAACTCAATCGCGATATTGCGACTGTCGTTGATGCTCTCCAGACGATTATTGGCGAGTTTGGCGCACATCAAAGTATCATTGAGTACCTGCCCGACTCCGGCGAGGAGTTCGCCACGATGTGA